GTGGGCTGGCCCACGTCACACAGTGTGTGAGCTCATTTCTTTTATCTGTATGTTTGCTTCTGCGACAGTTGCACACCGGATTCTTTTCCGCACCGGTTACGTCACCATTGTTTTCTCATATTGTTGTGACCGAAATCACGCTTGATGTGACCACCCGCATCAGAAGTTGTTGTATTTAGATGTTAGTTATTATCCATATTTATGTATTTTGTATCCAATCTTTATTTAGATCTTCGGCACACAGGTGCCTCGACACCGATTTTGGTTCATCTATTATGTTTGTCGAACTAGGATatatttttatatcaatatttttTACTTCTACAATGCATTATCATCAGTATGAATATTATAATTAATTTTTACTAAAATCTAAAATTTAATTTTAGTTGATGATTTTTTATTTTATAAAACACTTAGTATTAGGATAAAAAGCTTCATCAGTATACAATTATGATATTGGTTTTTTAAATACATTAGATCTCTCAAATCATATTTTGTCATTGGAGCGTGTTATTTGTTAAGTTTATTTTAGTTTAAAAATCTTCTCCTAAATTGTATATATGGAAACTAAAGCATACCAAAAGATTTTTTTTTATAGTTAGACATACATTAGACTATGTACATCGGTTCACATCCATTTTAATATCCTCATGTATCTTAGTAGAGCATTCCACAACATAAGAGTTTTTAGCAAATAGTATGATCGGACTATGCGGTTGGTTAGATGTGTAAATGTCAAGCAAGAGATGGGTCTGGGAATTGAACCCCAGACCTCATGCATGGTATAGGGAACTCAAAGCCATTCGACCAAGGAGTCCAAGTGGCGAATTAGCTGCACTAAATTATAATAACTATTGGTGGATCCGATTTTTAAATTGATTTCTTAGTTGTAATCATAATTCCAGACACTTTTTTAAGTTCtatgaaaatgcaaaaaaaatggaaatttcaaaacatttttgaaaaaATAGGAACAAActtgaaaacatgaacattttttaaagttACATGCAACTTTTTTTTATGCCTTGAATTGGTCATACAAGACCACGAAAAAATTGGTGCAATTCCAAGGATGTAGAGAAACAACATGCTCTTAGACGGAGTCTTTTGGCCTATCCTGGCACCATCCATTGTACATGGCGTAATTGTGAACATTCTTGAGATGAGCCCAACTTTTGCTGGCAGGTTGGCATGCCCATCATAGGCATCCATGCCAGGGTTGAACGAATTTTGATACCGTATGCAAGTTGCGAGACATCCGACCATTTATCAATATTTTTTGACCGAGAAAACAGAAAAAATACAAAAGTTgttgaaaatgaaaaaaaaacttggcatgctacctTGAATTGGTCATACAAGCCATTAAAAAAATTGGGTTCATTTTAGGGATGTCAAGAAACAACGTGTTTCAAACAGAGCATTTTGGTCTTTGAACGTGCTTTCTAAATTTTGTGCACTCTTTCTAAACCATGTTCGTGTATTGACATTCTGGGCAACTTTGAAAgccatgaacatttttttgaaaattctGTAATTTGTTTTAAAATACAAATATTTGTGTTTTTATGAACAAAATTTCAAAAAAAGCGAACATGTTCTCAAAttttgaacaattttttaaaagcACGAGCATTTTTTGAACAAGTGAAAAGATAAGAAAAATGTaaaacaagaaaaagaaaaagaaactgaAGGCAAACATGAAAAAAAAAGTGGGCAAaagactgggccggcccatctgaGCCTTTAAGCCAATCTTCTGGAAGGTTCCTGGCCGGTCCATCTGCGCGTTCGAGCCACCGGTATTGTGAACCTTCTAGAAGTTTTTTTGCTGGTTTTTCGAATGTTCTAGAAGGTTCCTAAACCGGGTTTTCTGAATTTTATTTCGGTTGATTTCTATTCTTCGCTTTTTTCCTAGTTCTTTTGTGATTTTCTGTTTCTTTTGGGGAGAAAACATAAACAAATTAAAATCAAAAATATTGAAAAAGTGTTcatttttaaaaaaaatgttggaaAATTCTAATTTTGATTTTGTTTTCAAGAATTTTTCACGTTTTAGAAAATGTTCAGAATTTATAAATTTGTTGACGTTTTCCAGAATATTTTGGGAGTTTCAAAATTTTCTTCACACCTTTAAAAACTCATtgcaatttaaaaaaatgtaTTTAATTTTTTTATGTTTTTAAAAAAGTCCAGAGTTTCAAATTTTGCTCGAGTGAACAGTTTTCAAAAAAGTTTCAGTTTTTCTATTTTTGTTCTCATTTTTAAAATGTGTTCCAAATTGTCAAAGATTATTCGTGTTTCAAAAAAAAGTTCCAACTTTCAAATATTATTTACAGATTCAAATAATGTTCACTTATGATGTTTTTTGTGGATATAAAAAAGTTTGTGTTTTCATCTTTTATTTTGAAATTTAGAAACATGTTTctgttttaaaaaattgttcacagAATCTAAAATAGATTTGGTATTTCCTAAATGTTCACAATTTTCAGTGAACGTTTAAATTTTTGCCGGTTCTGTGTGTCGATAAAGAACTCACGCTACAAGTGGCTAGCAGCACTTGTCACGTCTCGATGGTCAGGAGTTCGTATCCTGGCAGCACGTCGCAGTTTTTCTTGTGACTTTACCTACCTGTTACTGAACTCAATAGACACACACACTGTGATTATTCACTCTACAATATACTATGGACTTCGAAATAAGCACATCACGGTTAAGTGTTCAAAATCAGGGTGCATCAAGAAGGTTGTTGTCTGCTTCCCCAGGTGGCATGATATGTGTGCTGAAGAGGAGCCTAAGCATAGCCCAGTAGTGAAGCATTCAACATTTAGACTGGCCCGTGTCGCAAGGAACAAACGACACACGGAGTACCTTATTTCGCTCTCCACTAAACCAAAGCTAACAAAATAGAAAATGTTATTGCGTGAGCCAGAATTTTTAAAAACTGACGTCGGGCCGTTTGAATGGAATAGTCGAGCTTGTGCATAAACGCGCTTTTTGCCTTGGCCGCTCTTGATGTTTTTTTTTTCCAAAAGTACGCAAATTGCGTACCTTAGCCTTTATAGAAGAAGAGAATTGCAAGTACTCTGTACTAAATCATCGACGAGTAatatgaaacggagggagtacaagataaCTACCACTCGCTGGGAACAACAAGCGTAGCACAACTTCACATCCGGCTAGTCCAAGAACATCCACCCATTACAATACAGCGACAACACAAAAGGCCTACCCAAAATCGAGTACCTAGCCGCATCTCTGTCGACGTCGATCACCACCAAAGAACATCATCTCCCGCCAAGCATCTCAAGTCGACGCACCACCCCCCTAGAAGCCTAGGAGGTGGCAAGAGGATGGTAGGACTCGATCCGACCCGAGGAAGACACCGTCTTAGAGTCACCAGCGACGACCGTACATAGCGCCAGAGAAGAACAATCAGGGCAGCGGCGAACACCGGAGGAGCGCAACCTAGGAACTTCATGTCTCCCGGCACGGTGCTCTCGATGTTTTAATACACACTAGCTGGGGTACATACGGTATTAGTAACCGTTAAAAAACAGGGAGAAGACAAGTCTTAACAACCTTGAGATTGAGATGATTTGTTTTGCACAAGTGGACATGGAAATGACCAAGATGCTTCCTGCACCTATTTTTCTATCGACCCTGttttttttcaattttatgcCACTAAGGAATGAGTCATTTGCACATAGGACCTTAACATAGGAAAGTGAAAAATTCCCAGGCCTTGATTGAAGAAATTAGCAAAGTAAACAAGCTTAGCTTGGAAATACGGGAGAATGAGAAGAGCTAAACAGAGAAAATGCAACCTGCTACACTACTGATTGATGAACCTGGCGTCTCTTCTTCCTTCCTCCGCGTTGGTTTTTCTCGCCCCTGGTCAACTCCTAAGCGGCTCCATCCATCCCTGCTGCGGCTGCTGCTTCTCCACCGTTTCACGCCCCTGCTGCTGCACCTACGCCGGAGATGACGGGCTGCTCTTCTTCCGTCGAAAGCCTGCTCAGGTCTATCTCCCTGTCTCTGGTCTTCTAGTTTCAAAATTTGTTCGCCTTCAGATGTTCCTATTTTGTCCTGACTGGTCAGTCAAGTCGTATGATTTCACTGATTGTCGATGTCGGGGTGGATCTGGAGTTCACTGGCTTTTGATCTCGTGGTGGATCTggagtttcttttctttttttcttttcgaaAGAGGGTCAACGCCCGGCCGGGTGGATATGCAGGACAATAATCGAATTTAATTAACTCTGGATTTTTTTCGAACTCTCCATCATTTCAGTCCACGGTGAGAGAGGCGCGTTCCGGAAGAGGAGCTCCAACTGGAGAGCCAAGCTAAACACTTACCCACGGCTGCATGTGGCATTTGCTTCTGGTTCTGCCGTTCTGGAGTAAGCTGTTTCAGCCACTCCAAGCTCGCTCAGGTATTATATGTTTTTACTCTGAAATCGTTAGAAATGAAAAGAAACCCCTTGCTATGGATGGACTGTTCAAGTGTCTGCCCCATTTGCTAGCAATTTCCTTCATTCAGCAGGCTGTTTAAATGTTTCAGGTGCAGCACAAGCATAACTGGAGAGCCAAGCTGAACACTTATCCAGCCAGAGTTGGCTGGAATAATGGTGAGCGCTTCTACCGGGGTGATGAACTCTCTCCTGGGTAAGCTGGCCACCCTGATGGGGGACGAGTTCGCCAAGCTAAAGAACCTGAGAAACGAGGTGAAGGACATCAGCAATGAGCTGAGCAGCATGAAGGATGCTCTAGAGTGCCTTGCTGATGTGGATGAGCTCGATATACAGACCGCAAGGTGGAGGGACGCGGTCAGGGAGATGTCTTACGACATTGAGGATATCGTCGATGACTTCATGTGCAAAATTGGGGAGAAACACAAAAAATCTGGGTTTGTCCATGAGATTATTCAACGCCTCAAAACATCAAAGGACCGCCATCAGATTGCTGGGCAGATCgaggagatcaagaaacttgtGCATGAAACAAGTGAACGGCGTGAAAGATATAGGCTCAATGTCCTCACATCAGGCAATTTGGCAGTTGATCAACGAGTTGTCGCACTCTATGAGAATGCATCTAAacgtgttggtatggagggcccAACCAATGAACTTGTCAGTTGGCTAGAAGACGAGGAGAAGAAGTTGAAGATTGTATCAATTGTTGGTTTTGGAGGTTTAGGTAAAACAACACTCGCCAATGAGGTATACCGTAAGCTGAAGGGAGAATTTCATTGCGGTGCATTTGTGCCAATGTCTCAAAAGCCAAATATTTCAAAACTTCTGCATAGTTTACTAATCCAACTCGGGTGTGGACAATCTTTTAAAGATTGTGAGTTAAATGTACTTCTCGACCAGCTCAGAGAAAATCTAGAAAATAAGAGGTACTTATTCTTACTTTTTACGTTGCTGTTCCTCTCATGCACCTTGGATACTTATATTTTCTTAAAGGTGCATAAGATGTCTGTATTTGTTAAtacatttttcaaatattttcaTACGCTGTACTCCTGAATTTTTCTCAAAGCAGTAGATAATTAcatcttttctcttttttatcaAGATCACAATTATAAAAGAGTATGTCATCACCTATGTGAAAAAATATTAAAGAGCTATACCAAGTGAGCAAGGAAGTGCTCCAAGTTATATATAGTAGCTCACAGATTTACTAGTGATCATAAGACCGACTTTTAAAAGATCCATACTGTATCCTCTTCTCCTTGTCAATGCTTTTTTAGAAAATTAACAACATAAATCTATTTCAAAGTCTGCTATGCTGTTTTTCGAAATATTCTGTCACATTATTACATATTATTCTTTTTCTCGAATATATAGGAAGTCGATTAAATTAATGATTCCACCATTTCATCCTAGAGTACAGATTCAAAAGCTCGCCACTGCCCCACAGCCGGGCACATTCCTGTCAACCCTTTAATATGTTATGTAAGTTGCAAAGCATGGACCCCATGAACACTTGGAAAATGTTATGAATTATGACTTAAAACATAGATAAGAAGGTCAGGAGATGATCCTAATAAACATGGACAAACCCCGCCCTCTGCATCCGACAATTCACACAGCCATAAAAAATAAGGTTTACTTGGGGCTGTGCATGAAAACATTTATATACAAAAAGTTCGTGCAATACTTTTTAGTTTACATGATATTTTATCTCTAAATTGCATTTACTAATCAATACAAACGCTACCCTATTTTCTCCTAAAACAAACAACATTTGACTAAATAAAGTAAATTTGTACTATATGTGTCAAGCAAAAGTCATAATAACAAACGAAACGATTATTTACACTCAAGGAGAACAAAAAAATAAATTTTGCTACCTCCAACCTTTTAAAGTAATTGAGTAGTTTTTTGTTCTTTTACTTACCGCTGTATTGATTGTCTTGCAGGTACATCATTATCATCGATGATCTATGGGATGTATCAGCATGGGGTATTATTAGATGTGCTTTCCCTGAAAATGATCTTGGTAGCAGATTAATAGTAACTACAAGAATCAAGAATGTGGGTGAGGCATGTTGTTTGGGTCACCACAAGCGCATTCTGGAAATGAAACCTCTTAGTGAAGAAGACTCAAGGAAATTGTTTTTTGATAGGATATTTGGCTCTGAAGAAGCTTGTCCAGGTCAACTCCGAGATGTTTCAGTTGAGATTCTCAAGAAATGTGGTGGCTTGCCACTTGCAATCATTAGCATATCCAGCCTATTAGCAAGCGGAAGTTCCCACCAAAATGAGAGGTGGAAACATGTATGGAATTCTTTGGGGTCAGTATCAGACACAAATCTCAGCTTGGAAGCAATGAGACAGATCTTGAACCTTAGCTACAAAAATCTTCCTCACCACCTCAAGACATGCTTCTTGTATCTTGGTATGTTTCCAGAGGACTATATAATAGAGAGAACTGTTTTGGTAAGTCTGTGGATATCTGAAGGTTTCGTTAGTAAAGCACGTGGACAAAGCCTAGAACAGACTGGAACATGTTATTTCAATGAGCTTGTCAACAGAAGCCTTATTCAACCTGTATTTATTGACACAGATGGGTCAGTGAGACTTTGCAAAGTACATGATATGTTGTTGGATCTTATCTTGTACAAGTCTGGAGAAGAGAATTTTATTACCGTAGTAGAGAGCCCAGAGGACATTATAGGACAACTTCAAAAGACCCGTCGGATGAACTTAAACTTGGATGGTGCAAAATTGCCAGAGAACGTTAGTATGTCACAAGTGCGATCATTTGCAAGTTGGAGAGGCTCCGTGAATATACCTTCTCTGACTAAGTTCAAGTATCTTCGAGTTTTTATTGCTAAATTTAGTTCTAGTTCTGTTGATGACAACCGGAAAATCGACCTGACAGGATTGTGTAAGTTATATCTGTTGAGACATATAGAGATTCGTGGCTGTAGTAAGTGCCAGCTACCCCAGCAGATTAGACGGTTACAAAAGTTGGAAACATTTGATATAGATGGCTCCTGTATCCCAATGGATATTTTTCACCTGACTGGCTTGTTGTGTCTGAATGTTCCATACATTGAAAGGCTGCCTGAGGGCATTGGTAAAATGGCATCCCTACAGCGCCTGTGTCGGTTTGACACGCTGTACTCCTCACTCGATAGTATCAAGGGCCTAGGAGAGCTGACCAATCTGAGTACTCTATCTCTCAGAACACGTTTTTCTGAAGATGTGGACATGGATGCTCTAAACACTTCTTTGGGAAAACTTTGTAACCTCAAGTGGCTGTACATATCTTCACCTAAATCTTGGATACCTGAGGCAGTAACTTTGTCGCCTCCTCCCCCGAACCTTGCGACACTCCACATTGTAAAAAGGTCCCGGGTCCCCAGCTGGATTGGGGAACTCTATAATCTCCAGGTGCTGACTCTCTCTGTTGAGAAGTTGGACAAGGACGATGTTGGTATTCTTGCGCAGCTACCTGCCCTCATCGAGCTTACTTTAACTTTCAGTAGATCCCTGGAAGCAACAATTGCAATCTATGGAAAATCATTCACAGCCCTAAAGAAGTTTGATGTCAGCGGAGATATCATGCCACACCTGACCTTCCAAGCTGGGGCAATGCCTAAGCTCCAGAGCCTCTTTCTAGGGTTGAACGCCAGGGGGTGGGAGCAGGACGATAACGCTGCACCTATAGGTATCGAGCACCTGTTAGCACTTGAAAAAATCGATGTAGGAATTGGCTACAGGGGTGCTACTGCATCTGAAAAGAGAAGAGCAGAGTCTGCCATTAGGATCGCTATCagcatgcatcccggccatcctcACGTTATAATCAAATGTTGGGACACAGTGATTGGGCCTTTTTTTTTCGAGAATGCAGTGATTGGGCCTTGGTGACGGACGCATGATAATTATTGGTGTCAGCTACTACCAGCAGCTGGTATATTCAAAGGTTCTACCTCCAATCTCTAGGCTCCAGTCTGTTCCTTATTTGTTTATTTGAGCTTGATTAATTTCCCGGTAACTATTGGGTGTGTGAATTTCCAGTTTGTGTTCTAGCCCGCCATAATACTGTAGGTCAAGTGTGTAGATTAAGCTTGGGCTGCTTATAGTTTGAAGTAAAGTATTCTTGTATGTAGGCACTGTTTGATTAGCTCAGCAAACGAGTATTTTGAGAGTTCAACCATACTCATAGACACTGATTTCAGGGAAGTCGATTTTTTTCTATGGAGCAACAAGATGGGGTACGCGAAGGAATATTGAGGTGTCTCCTACATTATGCTGAATTGTAGCGGATGGAGATGGATTAATGCATTTCCTTTCCGTCCGGAACATCGAACTGTCACTTTGCTTTGTGCTACTATTTATCTCGTCGAACTGTTTGTTTCTACAATATTGATGGTATGATACGCTTTGGTTCGGTTTATCCTATAATAAGACTCGGATGGTGGGCAGGAGTTGGCACCTACTGCGCCTTGCTCATTCCTAGCCACGGATTGCATGTTCGTGTTACTGTTGTATGTACGTTTTCTTCTTGGGTCAAACTGATTGGCTAGACAGAGGGAACCAACCCTGAATAATACAACCTCCATTTgaaaatttgaactaaaaccgtGTCACTTATTTTCAAACTCTATACTCCTCCGTCCTATTATATAACATGTTTTACAACAATATACCTACATATTGGTTGTAATCATAACGAACCGTGTTGCTATGTGCGGCGTAAAGCACACTGCACCCGGCACTGGATCCCGCGTTGATCCTAATGGGCTGGGATGCACTTCCCCACCAGCGCATCAAACCTCAGCCACAGAAGATTGGCGTCAGACAACCAACCCCAGTGAATCTGCCTTGGGTTTGTTCACACATATTTtacttttggattttttttcagatttttttttgaaGTGGTACtaattttttcatccgttcaccttTGAATTTTTTTTGTCTATCCGAAGTGGTACTAATTTTTTGCGCGTCCATCTTTTTTTTAGCACCCGGAATTCCGTATGTGGGCCGCGCTAGCGGTCGCCCAATGAAGACAGCCCACTTATTTGCCTAACCACGCTGCTAAGAAAAACCCTATTTGCCACGCAATGCGGCAAATAGTCTAAGCTTTGCACAGGGCACCTCAGACTGGGCCGACTCATTTTCAATTTTCTTTGGGTTTGGTTTCTAacgttttgttttcttttcttgatTTATATTTatctttccttttctttcttcATTTTCCCTTCCAAGCTTATTTCTATTTTTTCCTTCCTTTGTAAATTCAAAATTTCCCAAAAATGTCCACAATTTGATGTTTGTTCAAATTTCCGAAAAATGTTTGGAATACCGAAATTGTGTTCCCATTTAAAAAATTGTTCGGAACATGTTCCCGTTTTCAAAAATCATTCACAAATTCATAATTGTTAGTGTTTTTATAAAAGGTTCATGATTTCAAATATTGTTTGTGAATTTCAGAAAATGACCccttttcaaattttgttcatctTTCCCAAATATGTAtggaaaattcaaaaaaaattcaaaaattattCATGTTTTCAAGCAATTCATATTTTTTAAAGTTAGAAAAATGTTTTGAATCTGATGTTGCAGTATGTTACTCCCTCCgccccaaaattcttgtcttagatttgtctaaatacgaaTGTATCACGTCatattttagtattagatacatccatatctagacaaatccaagacaagaattttgggacgaagggagtattaAATATTCGTCTTTTTCATTGGCTGGCAACATGTGGTTGGGTCTTTGAGGTCGTGAGTTCGATCGTTCAACACATGGTGtgttttttttggatttttactCGCACCTTATAAACACAGGTCATTTTGTTGCCTGCCAGTAGGCTGGCCCGGACGCGAACTACTGTGCATCCCACGCGGTATTTGACGCAACTAGTGTCATATAGTAGCTCCCACAAAACTGGCCCACGAAAAGTAAAAAATATATGTATTGATTTTGTACCATCTGTTCCGCATATAGTTCCTGATTTTTTTTTTGTTTGTCTCTCAGGTGGCCCAAACTGGGCGTACACACTTTTTTTCTATGGGATGGACGAGCAGCAAAAAATGTAGGGCGCGAAGGGATTGAACTATGGACCTTCCTGCTGTGCCGATGCACAAAACCAACTATGCTAGCATACAATTAAGATAGGAATTGTCCCACCTTGGAGCTTTATACTAAATCACACAAGTTTTTATTTGTGGCTAGGTTGTCTGAAAATAAGGACATTATCTGAAAATAAGGTAGCTTGCACATGCTAATAAAAGAGAATGTGTTGATCAGCTATAATTGAAAGAAATTGTGGGCACGTGACAATAAAATAGAATATGCTGGTTTCTCTCCAATAAAAAAACTAGTCACATGAGCACTAAAATAATCAAAGAGGATAAACCCTTATAAAGAAGGATCATTTATGCCTGATTATGCATTGATTATGCTAATGAAACAGGATTTATCCGCTGCAATTAGTAATTCATCTGGTTACGTCGTCGTAGGAGAGAGTAGTCGAAGGCCCCGATGGTCACCATGTAGCAACGAAATGAGGAGGCAGCCACAACTACAAGACGAAGGGAGACTCGAAGGGAAAAAAAGGCACAAATTGGTTGGTCGCTGCCAGGCTGACCAACCCCACCACTATCAAGATCTCATAGGCCAATCATGACCTGCGAGAAGACCGCAACTCCTCGCTCTGCCGCCGACCACCACAGTGACCGTTTTTGGTGGACACGTCATTTATCTTTCCCACTGCTTCTCGCAAAACAAATATCTTTGTTTTTGCAACACACGGGGATATGTGCTAGTTCTAATAGATAGACAGTAGTGGACTGTATGAGGGCATCTCGAATGCCCGACCCGCAAATTTTCTCCCGCATCCGTCCGTGGACAGGGGGGACCAGTCCACGGACACGGATGCGGGAGATGGCGATCCAACGCTGCCCGCATACATCCGGCCTCCTTAATTTTTTTGAAAGTCCGCACGTTCAAATAGCCGCATACATAGAGTTTAGACGCTCAAATAGCCGCACACCCTGCTGCGGTTGAGCACTCGGTGACCCTTGATCGATCCCTTGAAATTGAGAGCATGCTCCTCCTCCTCACGCTCTACGTcttcaaggatcacttgtgtagTCTTCCTCATCGGACGACTCAACATAGTGCTCGTATATGTAGTTCAAATCAAAAACCATTGCTTGAAAGAAGGAAGAACTTTTTTATCTTCGACAATTCATCGAAAAGTTGTTGGGCATGGTGAGTATAGCAGTAGCGGATGGTACCTGGCGGGGCGGTTAGATGAGATAGGTTGAATGGAGACGGAGGAGAAGATGGGGTGGAGCCGGGCTGGAATGCTGGAGTTGACGGAGACGTAGAGTTTTGGCATGGGTGTGGCGTAGCGACCGGGGTGGTGGAGTGGCAGCGAAGGCAAGAGAGAAAAAATGAAGGAGAGAAAATGGAGAGGGTGGAGGCGCCGGCTTTGGGAAGGGATTTGGGTGGGCCAGGGATGTCGAATGCCTGCGTGGCTATTTTCTGAACTCCCGGAAAGCCCCCACGTTTGTCTCAGATTTACCAGAAATAATACATCTGGACCGCTCGACGGACCGATTCAGACCTGCATTGGATGAAAAATAAACAACGTCGAAACCGCGGTCCACGTAGATGTGGATGGTTTAAGGGTCCGCCTATGCCCTGATGTAGTGAATGGATGGCTGCTGGGGAATCGAATCGACGAAGAAGCCGTCTCCATGGGAATCGAATCGACGAAGAAGCCGGCTCCATGCCCCACCGCTGCCAACCTATACCCGAGCTTCTCAGTCCGCATTAATCcgttttttttgcgggaaaaatttccaatctattcatcttcaatcatggtagtacaacgagcactagaaataataaaaattacatccagatccgtgaACCAccagcgacgactacaagcactgaagcgagccgaaggcaaccttgttgtagtagacagtcgggaagtcgtcgtgctaaggccccacagaACCAACGCACCAGAGCAGCAACCGCCGATGATGAAGAGTGTAGATcaaaaggatccaacctgaagacacagGAACATAGACGATCGACGaacagatccgagcaaatccaccagagacagatccgccggagacaGACCTCCACATGCCCACCGACGATGCTAGATGGATCACCGaaacgggggctaggcggggagacctttattccatcttcaggtagtcgccgccgtctcgccttcctgactaggacacaaaccctaacaaaacttgaAAAAATATCTAAAAACGGAGCCCTTCCACCGGCAAGGGCCGAGATCCACTCCgcctccatggccctaaggccacaggAGACAGGGCGGACCGGCGACGGCGCCGACGGGAGGCAAGAGGAACCATAGCTTTTTGGAAGCCGGCGGCTGGGTAGGTCGTCTCACGCTTGAGAGTCCGCACTAATCCTCCTTGTATTTTGCATCGTATGCTGACCATAACATTAACTGAtaaaatatactccctccgttccataatataagacaccttttaacactacactagtattaaaaaacgtcttatattatgaaacggagggagtaaatgATATGTAGCAAAGATAATATCATTGCAAACTACATTCAAATAGCAATCCAACAATATAATTTTGGATAACATGTATTAATATTTTGCTAGTCAAATATGAAGTTAAATTTTGACCCAAAATAAGATGGGGACTAATAAACCCGAACTGAGGTAGTAGTTGCAGAGCGTACCTCCGTACCCGCACGCAAGGTATTGGGTTCTGAGTGGGAAAAAAATCAGTTAACGGGCGGTAACCACAAATCCCAGTACCCCACAAGATATCGCCTTACGAACAAAAAAATCCAAAGTTTTGAATTAGAAAGAATTCTAACTGAAATTtggatgaattgtattcg
The Aegilops tauschii subsp. strangulata cultivar AL8/78 chromosome 3, Aet v6.0, whole genome shotgun sequence genome window above contains:
- the LOC109771529 gene encoding disease resistance protein RGA5, translating into MVSASTGVMNSLLGKLATLMGDEFAKLKNLRNEVKDISNELSSMKDALECLADVDELDIQTARWRDAVREMSYDIEDIVDDFMCKIGEKHKKSGFVHEIIQRLKTSKDRHQIAGQIEEIKKLVHETSERRERYRLNVLTSGNLAVDQRVVALYENASKRVGMEGPTNELVSWLEDEEKKLKIVSIVGFGGLGKTTLANEVYRKLKGEFHCGAFVPMSQKPNISKLLHSLLIQLGCGQSFKDCELNVLLDQLRENLENKRYIIIIDDLWDVSAWGIIRCAFPENDLGSRLIVTTRIKNVGEACCLGHHKRILEMKPLSEEDSRKLFFDRIFGSEEACPGQLRDVSVEILKKCGGLPLAIISISSLLASGSSHQNERWKHVWNSLGSVSDTNLSLEAMRQILNLSYKNLPHHLKTCFLYLGMFPEDYIIERTVLVSLWISEGFVSKARGQSLEQTGTCYFNELVNRSLIQPVFIDTDGSVRLCKVHDMLLDLILYKSGEENFITVVESPEDIIGQLQKTRRMNLNLDGAKLPENVSMSQVRSFASWRGSVNIPSLTKFKYLRVFIAKFSSSSVDDNRKIDLTGLCKLYLLRHIEIRGCSKCQLPQQIRRLQKLETFDIDGSCIPMDIFHLTGLLCLNVPYIERLPEGIGKMASLQRLCRFDTLYSSLDSIKGLGELTNLSTLSLRTRFSEDVDMDALNTSLGKLCNLKWLYISSPKSWIPEAVTLSPPPPNLATLHIVKRSRVPSWIGELYNLQVLTLSVEKLDKDDVGILAQLPALIELTLTFSRSLEATIAIYGKSFTALKKFDVSGDIMPHLTFQAGAMPKLQSLFLGLNARGWEQDDNAAPIGIEHLLALEKIDVGIGYRGATASEKRRAESAIRIAISMHPGHPHVIIKCWDTVIGPFFFENAVIGPW